In Methanolobus chelungpuianus, a genomic segment contains:
- the mmcA gene encoding methanogenesis multiheme c-type cytochrome — MSKLNTVLIAILVFMFAAAGVYAYVGYNGNDVMAVHYMTQQEWSDSSCGGCHIGMYDEVSRSYHVQQDLAQWTSIMEYGVVAGSIQGDARASTYGQVHPGGGYMAEYGMDIDCMVCHEQNGLYDFHARAGAISAGNIEVATDAALDEARTHAEQDPLYVLSYMLDVLTPLPIVTEIHDHVNGAPRKELCANCHVSEVSTTAVTWTSPDHAQYDVHANVSCYECHATEDHQIGRKELLNAPEEMHEAFEGEVQSCDSVGCHAGISHGAMTDGHLETVSCESCHIPALPGGEISGESPIREFSWANGTREVVTHDSTFTPVLAWYDGTYYDRLPVNGSSDSPNAMLRPFSVITGTWWDEGNNPAVVADPDNSSAIGNPILPAHVQRADADNDSAVTEGEIRSFDADGDGEADYPNAVLRTVEMYFPVSHNVASSTTGLAQPLGCGDCHGVTASAIDWQALGYEADPAGADNDLSGTAIDVDIPGQRPTEVEREPAF; from the coding sequence ATGTCTAAATTGAACACGGTTTTAATTGCAATCCTTGTTTTCATGTTTGCCGCAGCCGGCGTATATGCGTACGTTGGTTATAATGGCAATGATGTAATGGCCGTCCATTATATGACACAACAGGAATGGTCTGACAGTTCCTGCGGAGGCTGTCATATTGGGATGTACGACGAGGTTTCCAGGTCATATCATGTGCAGCAAGATCTTGCCCAGTGGACCTCTATAATGGAATACGGAGTGGTTGCCGGAAGCATTCAGGGTGATGCCAGGGCAAGCACATACGGCCAGGTACATCCCGGAGGCGGGTACATGGCGGAATATGGTATGGACATCGACTGCATGGTATGCCATGAACAGAACGGCCTTTATGATTTCCATGCACGTGCAGGAGCTATCAGTGCCGGTAACATTGAAGTGGCGACTGATGCAGCTCTCGATGAGGCAAGAACCCATGCAGAACAGGATCCTCTTTATGTCCTGAGCTACATGCTTGACGTACTTACGCCGCTTCCCATAGTCACTGAGATACACGATCATGTGAACGGTGCTCCAAGGAAGGAACTGTGCGCCAACTGCCATGTAAGCGAGGTTTCCACAACTGCAGTTACATGGACTTCCCCTGATCATGCCCAGTATGATGTGCATGCGAATGTGAGCTGCTATGAGTGCCATGCCACTGAGGATCACCAGATAGGACGCAAGGAACTGCTCAACGCCCCCGAGGAAATGCATGAGGCATTCGAGGGAGAGGTACAGAGCTGTGATTCCGTCGGATGCCATGCAGGCATATCTCATGGTGCGATGACGGATGGGCATCTTGAAACCGTGAGCTGTGAGTCATGCCACATACCGGCTCTTCCCGGAGGTGAGATATCGGGCGAGTCCCCTATAAGGGAATTCAGCTGGGCTAACGGCACTCGTGAAGTGGTGACCCATGATTCTACTTTCACTCCGGTGCTTGCATGGTATGATGGCACTTACTATGACCGTCTTCCTGTTAACGGCAGCAGTGATTCCCCCAATGCCATGCTGAGGCCTTTCAGCGTGATAACCGGCACCTGGTGGGATGAAGGCAACAACCCCGCAGTGGTCGCAGATCCGGACAACAGTTCTGCAATAGGTAATCCGATACTGCCTGCACACGTGCAGAGAGCTGATGCAGATAATGACAGTGCAGTCACAGAGGGGGAGATAAGGTCCTTCGATGCAGACGGTGACGGCGAGGCCGACTATCCCAACGCAGTTCTCAGGACAGTGGAAATGTACTTCCCGGTGAGTCACAATGTTGCAAGCTCTACCACCGGACTCGCCCAGCCGCTCGGATGTGGTGACTGCCATGGCGTAACGGCAAGTGCAATCGACTGGCAGGCCCTGGGATACGAGGCCGATCCGGCAGGAGCTGACAATGATCTGTCCGGTACTGCAATCGATGTGGATATACCCGGCCAGAGACCCACAGAGGTTGAAAGGGAGCCGGCATTCTGA